From one Trueperaceae bacterium genomic stretch:
- a CDS encoding type II secretion system protein codes for MNDRRQAGITLLELLIALAVISIAFMAFAFSQLQSLRSTSRAQVLTEVKAAANLALETISAEVLAAVPLSDCTTSNFCDQTDVVNGVTQNLSFKFIDYYRWCAPSSYREGLRTYFRTQSTPSGGGLPTPSATQIGPCAGSATIDGVDVDWSIAPPATVSGALDTEGVLDLTVTATHDLGQTLTIGSTITCYDVYPAPKKETPRPCPETQLP; via the coding sequence ATGAACGACAGACGTCAGGCCGGCATCACGCTGCTCGAGCTGCTGATCGCGCTGGCGGTCATCAGCATCGCCTTCATGGCCTTCGCGTTCAGCCAGCTCCAGAGCCTCCGCTCCACCTCGCGCGCGCAGGTGCTCACAGAGGTCAAGGCGGCGGCGAACCTGGCGCTCGAGACCATCAGCGCCGAGGTGCTCGCGGCCGTGCCGCTCAGCGACTGCACGACCTCGAACTTCTGCGACCAGACGGACGTGGTCAACGGCGTCACGCAGAACCTCAGCTTCAAGTTCATCGACTACTACCGCTGGTGCGCGCCCAGCTCCTACCGCGAGGGCCTGCGCACCTACTTCCGCACGCAGTCGACGCCGAGCGGGGGCGGCCTGCCCACGCCGTCGGCCACGCAGATCGGCCCGTGCGCGGGGTCCGCGACCATCGACGGCGTCGACGTCGACTGGTCGATAGCGCCGCCAGCGACCGTGAGCGGCGCCCTGGACACCGAGGGCGTGCTCGACCTCACGGTCACGGCGACCCACGACCTGGGACAGACGCTGACGATCGGCAGCACGATCACCTGCTACGACGTCTACCCCGCCCCGAAGAAGGAGACGCCGCGGCCGTGCCCGGAGACGCAGCTGCCATGA